TCgtcggcctcctcctcctcttgcccctccccctccccctccaggcCCAGGCGCCCCCCGGCCTGGTAGGCCCCCCGGCGGTTGCCATAGCGACCTGCCGCCCCGTCGTCGTTGTCGTCATCGTCGTCGTCATCATCGTCGTCCAGGTAACCGTGGCGGGGCTCGGGCTGGCCCAGCTCGTTCCAGGCCCGCAGCAGCTGGGCCAGGTAGGCCGCTTCCCGGTCCCTCCGCCAGCTGTCCTCCAGCAGCCGCTGCAGGGCCTCGCCCAGCCCGGCGTCGCCCTCCGGGCCGTCCCGGTCGGCCCTGCCCCGCAGCAGGGCCTGCCTCTCCAGCTGCCCCCGCTCCCTCGGGCCCACCCGGCCCGGGCCGGCCTGGCCGGCCAGCGGCCCGTACAGGGCCTGGTCGCGCCCGGCCTCGCCCGGAGGGTAGGCGTACATCTCGCTCTCGTAGGGGAAGGCGTCCCTCCGGTACCTGGCGACAACCAACCCGGGCTCCTCAGCGACTGCCACCCGCGACATGGCCAGGGGCTGAAGGAGacaaaaggggagagagagagagaggggggggagagttagagaggggaCAAGACAAACATTGCCCCAAACATCCCATAAATTCGCCGACGGCTACCAGTACAATTTGGTTCGAAGGTATTATTAGATCATCATCtggtcggagggtcggcgctgagggagcgccgcactgtcggagggtcggcgctgagggagcgccgcactgtcggagggtcagtgctgagggagcgccgcactgtcggagggtcagtgctgagggagtgccacattggaggagggtcagtgctgagggagcgccgcactgtgggagggtcagcgctgagggagcgccgcactgtgggagggtcagcgctgagggagcgccgcactgtgggagggtcagtgctgagggagcgccgcactgtgggagggtcagtgctgagggagcgccgcactgtgggagggtcagtgctgagggagcgccgcactgtgggagg
The nucleotide sequence above comes from Carcharodon carcharias isolate sCarCar2 unplaced genomic scaffold, sCarCar2.pri scaffold_1029_ctg1, whole genome shotgun sequence. Encoded proteins:
- the pcsk1nl gene encoding proprotein convertase subtilisin/kexin type 1 inhibitor, like — protein: MSRVAVAEEPGLVVARYRRDAFPYESEMYAYPPGEAGRDQALYGPLAGQAGPGRVGPRERGQLERQALLRGRADRDGPEGDAGLGEALQRLLEDSWRRDREAAYLAQLLRAWNELGQPEPRHGYLDDDDDDDDDDNDDGAAGRYGNRRGAYQAGGRLGLEGEGEGQEEEEADDGGAQELEEQVVRYLVGRILSKADAHGEYPAGPPRLVKRDLPSVPGPRRLRRSLGRADLLRVKRVGGGEEVEEEEEEEEEGGAREGPGYPAPAAEEAQIPAGLQRTKRIEGAPLRTRRYVGYQGAELAERLIKLLPD